Proteins from one Mugil cephalus isolate CIBA_MC_2020 chromosome 15, CIBA_Mcephalus_1.1, whole genome shotgun sequence genomic window:
- the LOC125021615 gene encoding olfactory receptor 5B2-like, giving the protein MSTLKTVANSSVLIHPPGFYIIGFETFSNVSVYMIFLAFVYVVTLVFNSLLMYIIARNQCLHTPKYLAIVNLAVVDILLNTSIIPSMIKTFLFKDNFISFNLCLVQMYSYYTLAAMESYSLAILAYDRLIVICLPLHQNLFNTLTIMSSIVGITWVYSAGRMAYNVAMIAELSYCNSVRVMSYFCDYAPVFRLACDDNSAQWAIASTSSLVNLLLPFTFILLSYSTILVTVFRMKSVTNRVKALGTCVEHVVLVGIFYIPLLSIFLYGLYFGAMDPDVRVLSLSLASCLPPCINPILYSLKTKEIKTRVVALVRRMKTSP; this is encoded by the coding sequence ATGTCTACTCTCAAGACTGTTGCAAACAGCTCTGTCCTCATTCACCCTCCTGGCTTCTATATTATCGGATTTGAGACTTTTTCAAACGTCAGCGTCTACATGATATTCCTGGCGTTTGTCTATGTGGTTACGCTTGTGTTCAACAGTTTACTGATGTACATAATTGCGCGTAACCAGTGCTTGCACACTCCGAAATATCTGGCCATTGTCAACCTGGCAGTAGTTGACATCCTCTTAAACACAAGCATCATTCCCAGCATGATTAAGACCTTTCTCTTTAAGGACAACTTCATCTCTTTCAACTTGTGCCTGGTTCAGATGTATTCCTACTACACTCTTGCGGCCATGGAGTCGTATTCGCTCGCTATCCTTGCCTATGACCGCTTGATTGTGATATGTTTACCTCTGCATCAGAACTTATTCAACACATTGACAATAATGTCTAGTATTGTTGGAATCACGTGGGTTTACAGTGCAGGAAGAATGGCATACAACGTAGCAATGATAGCGGAGCTGTCCTATTGTAATTCTGTGAGGGTGATGAGTTATTTCTGTGACTATGCACCTGTGTTTAGACTCGCCTGTGATGACAACTCTGCGCAGTGGGCCATAGCTTCAACTTCTAGTTTGGTGAACCTCTTACTCCCCTTTACTTTCATCCTTCTGTCTTACAGCACCATTCTGGTGACTGTGTTCAGGATGAAATCAGTGACCAACAGGGTGAAAGCTCTTGGAACTTGCGTTGAGCACGTTGTTCTTGTTGGTATATTTTACATTCCTTTATTAAGTATCTTCCTCTATGGGCTTTATTTTGGAGCCATGGATCCAGACGTGCGTGTGCTGAGCCTGTCGCTGGCATCTTGCCTCCCACCTTGCATCAATCCTATTTTGTATTCTCTAAAAACCAAAGAGATTAAAACAAGAGTTGTGGCACTAGTCCGTAGGATGAAAACAAGCCCTTGA
- the LOC125021611 gene encoding olfactory receptor 5B2-like encodes MSTLKTVANYSVLIHPPGFYIIGFETFSNVSVYMIFLAFVYVVTLVFNSLLMYIIARNQCLHTPKYLAIVNLAVVDILFNTSIIPSMIKTFLFKDNFISFNLCLVEMYSYYTFGSMESYSLAILAYDRLIVICLPLHQNLFNTLTIMSSIIGITWVYSAGRMAYNVAMIAELSYCNSVRVMSYFCDYAPVFRLACDDNSAQWAIASTSSLVNLLLPFTFILLSYSTILVTVFRMKSVTNRMKALGTCVEHFILVGIFYIPIFSIFLYGLYFGAMDPDVRVLSLSLASCLPPCINPILYSLKTKEIKTRAVALVRRMKTSP; translated from the coding sequence ATGTCTACTCTCAAGACTGTTGCAAACTACTCTGTCCTCATTCACCCTCCTGGCTTCTATATTATCGGATTTGAGACTTTTTCAAACGTCAGCGTCTACATGATATTCCTGGCGTTTGTCTATGTGGTTACGCTTGTGTTCAACAGTTTACTGATGTACATAATTGCGCGTAACCAGTGCTTGCACACTCCAAAATATCTGGCCATTGTCAACCTGGCAGTAGTTGATATCCTCTTCAACACAAGCATCATTCCCAGCATGATTAAGACCTTTCTCTTTAAGGACAACTTCATCTCTTTTAACTTGTGCCTGGTTGAGATGTACTCTTACTACACTTTTGGATCCATGGAGTCGTATTCGCTCGCTATCCTTGCCTATGACCGCTTGATTGTGATATGTTTACCTCTGCATCAAAACTTATTCAACACACTGACAATAATGTCTAGTATTATTGGAATCACGTGGGTTTACAGTGCAGGAAGAATGGCATACAACGTAGCAATGATAGCGGAGCTGTCCTATTGTAATTCTGTGAGGGTGATGAGTTATTTCTGTGATTATGCACCTGTGTTTAGACTCGCCTGTGATGACAACTCTGCGCAGTGGGCCATAGCTTCAACTTCTAGTTTGGTGAACCTCTTACTCCCCTTTACTTTCATCCTTCTGTCTTACAGCACCATCCTGGTGACTGTGTTCAGGATGAAATCAGTGACCAACAGGATGAAAGCTCTTGGAACTTGTGTTGAGCACTTCATTCTTGTTGGTATATTTTACATTCCCATATTCTCTATCTTCCTCTATGGGCTTTATTTTGGAGCCATGGATCCAGACGTGCGTGTGCTGAGCCTGTCGCTAGCATCTTGCCTCCCACCTTGCATCAATCCTATTTTGTATTCTCTAAAAACCAAAGAGATTAAAACAAGAGCTGTGGCACTAGTCCGTAGGATGAAAACAAGCCCTTGA
- the waif2 gene encoding wnt-activated inhibitory factor 2 — protein MRGKMWIFSSADHSKYVLSIWNQWCLYYAAVVCLLLSPIRAEDACPYSCTCARDSGTVTCGDGEDTEVPGDIPEWTSTFILKGGNISTLQRGAFTTNGTELEMTTLSLPFNGIQAIEPYAFLGLPRLHLLDLSHNQLESISARAFHGLPELRSLFLNHSVLPCAAAQLSNALSAQSLRNLHRLELAGNKLKSIPLSRFDIYNLHVLVLINNSIESIGWENVTNLYQQRRMRVYLSLNPFRCTCELEAFYYWLKNSSQCPDAGSLLCREPEARRGIPVEKLRGEDVDCMNENLEAVSYVFLGLVLALIGVVFLMVLYLNRGGIKRWLNNIREACRDQMEVYHYRYEQDSDPRLANVAV, from the coding sequence ATGAGGGGGAAGATGTGGATATTTTCCAGTGCCGACCACTCAAAGTATGTTTTGTCTATTTGGAATCAGTGGTGTTTGTATTACGCAGCGGTGGTGTGTTTGTTATTGTCGCCGATCAGGGCGGAAGATGCGTGCCCGTATTCCTGCACCTGTGCCAGAGACTCGGGGACGGTGACCTGCGGTGATGGGGAGGACACAGAGGTACCCGGAGACATACCCGAGTGGACGTCCACCTTTATACTTAAGGGGGGAAACATTTCAACTTTACAGCGCGGTGCGTTCACGACGAACGGCACGGAGTTGGAAATGACAACACTGTCGCTGCCCTTTAACGGGATTCAGGCTATTGAACCGTACGCCTTTCTGGGACTTCCCCGGCTGCATTTACTGGATCTGAGCCATAACCAGTTGGAGTCTATCTCGGCCAGGGCTTTCCATGGATTACCGGAGCTGCGCTCCCTCTTCTTGAATCACTCGGTTTTACCTTGCGCCGCGGCGCAGCTCTCCAATGCGCTCAGCGCACAAAGTTTGCGTAACCTCCATAGACTGGAGTTGGCGGGAAACAAGCTGAAGTCTATACCCCTGTCGCGATTTGATATCTATAACCTCCACGTGTTAGTGCTGATAAATAACTCAATAGAGAGCATCGGCTGGGAAAACGTAACCAACCTGTACCAGCAAAGGCGCATGCGCGTGTATTTGTCTTTAAATCCGTTTCGGTGCACCTGTGAACTGGAGGCGTTTTACTATTGGTTGAAGAACTCGTCCCAGTGCCCGGATGCAGGTAGTCTCCTGTGTCGTGAGCCGGAGGCCAGGAGGGGAATCCCCGTGGAGAAGCTCCGGGGGGAGGACGTGGATTGTATGAACGAGAACCTGGAGGCGGTTTCGTACGTGTTCCTCGGTTTAGTGCTGGCTCTGATCGGTGTGGTGTTCCTGATGGTGCTGTACCTCAACCGGGGAGGCATCAAGCGGTGGCTGAACAATATCAGAGAGGCGTGCCGAGACCAGATGGAGGTCTACCATTATCGATACGAGCAGGACTCCGATCCGAGACTGGCCAACGTGGCCGTTTGA
- the LOC125021609 gene encoding olfactory receptor 2AT4-like, which produces MSFLRTLLNDSVLIRPPGFYIIGFETFPFINFYFIFLAFVYVITVLSNSLVIYIIVVNHCLHTSKFIAVVNLAVIDLVLTTCLIPSMINVFLIKDNFIPFRLCFVQMFVYYTFVSLESYALAILAYDRLIAIHFPLRQNSINTVQSMCCIVGVSWGFGLGVIAFSTGIMARLSFCGSVRVFSYFCDYAPVFRLACNDYTMQWWAASLLTFLILVVPFTFILLSYVSILVAVFRMKNLDSRVKALATCVEHLILVAVFYFPLIIIFTIGFYLRLIDPDQRVLSLSLASCLPPCINPIVYSLKTKEIKIRVQALFRKNNVGVDQTNGSNFLFPQKTVGTVCQNLFGAHQQSPSIASPNSSHTKVFASATALATVNMPSGDPQSNHALQASFFSLTVSHCNQQPYGHNSVTSTMAEQNMVNLD; this is translated from the exons ATGTCTTTTCTCAGGACTCTTTTAAATGACTCTGTCCTCATTCGTCCTCCAGGCTTCTATATCATCGGATTTGAGACTTTTCCTTTCATCAACTTCTACTTCATATTTCTAGCTTTTGTTTATGTGATCACAGTGCTGTCCAACAGTTTGGTGATCTACATAATTGTCGTCAATCATTGTTTGCACACTTCTAAATTTATTGCAGTTGTCAACCTCGCAGTGATTGACCTAGTGCTTACTACATGCCTTATTCCCAGCATGATAAATGTATTTCTCATTAAGGATAACTTCATTCCATTTAGACTGTGttttgtacaaatgtttgtgtactACACGTTTGTATCGTTGGAGTCATATGCACTGGCTATACTTGCCTATGATCGGTTGATTGCCATACATTTCCCTTTGCGACAAAACTCAATCAACACAGTGCAGAGCATGTGTTGTATAGTTGGAGTGTCATGGGGGTTTGGTCTGGGAGTAATTGCATTTTCAACAGGTATAATGGCTCGACTGTCTTTCTGCGGGTCTGTGAGAGTTTTCAGTTATTTCTGTGACTACGCACCTGTGTTTAGACTTGCCTGTAATGATTACACGATGCAATGGTGGGCGGCATCTTTGCTTACTTTCTTGATTCTTGTAGTACCCTTTACTTTCATCCTTCTATCTTACGTCAGCATCCTGGTGGCCGTGTTCAGGATGAAAAATCTGGACAGTCGAGTGAAAGCTTTGGCCACTTGTGTTGAGCATCTGAttcttgttgctgtgttttactttcccctcatcatcatttttaccATTGGCTTTTATCTGCGACTCATTGATCCAGACCAGCGTGTCCTGAGCCTGTCGTTGGCCTCTTGCCTCCCTCCCTGCATCAACCCTATTGTGTACTCTTTAAAAACCAAagagattaaaatcagagtgCAGGCAttgtttagaaaaaataatgttgGTGTAGACCAAA CTAATGGCAGCAACTTCCTGTTCCCACAGAAAACTGTGGGGACGGTTTGCCAGAATCTTTTCGGTGCCCACCAACAGTCTCCTTCCATAGCCTCACCGAACTCCTCCCACACCAAAGTTTTTGCCTCAGCGACTGCCCTGGCTACGGTAAACATGCCTTCTGGAGACCCACAGTCCAACCATGCCCTGcaggcctccttcttcagcctgacAGTTTCCCACTGCAATCAGCAACCTTACGGTCACAACTCAGTCACCTCGACAATGGCAGAGCAGAACATGGTAAATTTGGACTAA
- the LOC125021614 gene encoding olfactory receptor 2AT4-like codes for MSFFRTLLNDSVLIRPPGFYIIGFETFPFISVYFIFLAFVYVITVLSNSLVIYIIVVNHCLHTSKFIAVVNLAVIDLVLTTCLIPSMINVFLIKDNFIPFRLCFVQMFVYYTFVSLESYALAILAYDRLVAIHFPLRQNSINTVQSMCCIVGVTWWFAFAVTAFSTGIMARLSFCGSVRVFSYFCDYAPVFRLACNDYTMQWWAASVLTILILVVPFTFILLSYVSILVAVFRMKNLDSRVKALATCVEHLILVAVFYFPLIIIFTIGFYLRLIDPDRRVLSLSLASCLPPCINPIVYSLKTKEIKIRMQALFRKNNVGVDQTSPNSSHTKVFALATALATVNMPSGDPQTNHALQASFFSLTVSHCNQQPYGHNSATSTMAEQNVVNLDSIPPPPLERG; via the exons ATGTCTTTTTTCAGGACTCTTTTAAATGACTCTGTCCTCATTCGTCCTCCAGGCTTCTATATCATCGGATTTGAGACTTTTCCTTTCATCAGCGTCTACTTCATATTTCTAGCTTTTGTTTATGTGATCACAGTGCTGTCCAACAGTTTGGTGATCTACATAATTGTCGTCAATCATTGTTTGCACACTTCTAAATTTATTGCAGTTGTCAACCTCGCAGTGATTGACCTAGTGCTTACTACATGCCTTATTCCCAGCATGATAAATGTATTTCTCATTAAGGATAACTTCATTCCATTTAGACTGTGttttgtacaaatgtttgtgtactACACGTTTGTATCGTTGGAGTCATATGCACTGGCTATACTTGCCTATGATCGGTTGGTTGCAATACATTTCCCTTTGCGACAAAACTCAATCAACACAGTGCAGAGCATGTGTTGTATTGTCGGTGTGACCTGGTGGTTTGCATTTGCAGTGACTGCATTTTCAACAGGGATAATGGCACGATTGTCTTTCTGCGGGTCTGTGAGAGTGTTCAGTTATTTCTGTGACTACGCACCTGTGTTTAGACTCGCCTGTAATGATTACACAATGCAATGGTGGGCGGCGTCTGTGCTTACTATCTTGATTCTTGTAGTACCCTTTACTTTCATCCTTCTATCTTATGTCAGCATCCTGGTGGCCGTGTTCAGGATGAAAAATTTGGACAGTCGAGTGAAAGCTTTGGCCACTTGTGTTGAGCATCTGAttcttgttgctgtgttttactttcccctcatcatcatttttacTATTGGCTTTTATCTGCGACTCATTGATCCAGACCGGCGTGTCCTGAGCCTGTCGTTGGCCTCTTGCCTCCCACCCTGCATCAACCCTATTGTCTATTCTTTAAAAACCAAAGAGATTAAAATCAGAATGCAGGCAttgtttagaaaaaataatgttgGTGTAGACCAAA CCTCACCAAACTCCTCCCACACCAAAGTTTTTGCCTTAGCGACTGCCCTGGCTACGGTAAACATGCCTTCTggagacccacagaccaaccatgccctgcaggcctccttcttcagcctgacAGTTTCCCACTGCAACCAGCAACCTTACGGTCACAACTCAGCCACCTCGACAATGGCAGAGCAGAACGTGGTAAATTTGGACTCAATTCCCCCACCGCCCTTGGAACGTGGTTGA